In the genome of Polaribacter atrinae, one region contains:
- a CDS encoding sigma-70 family RNA polymerase sigma factor, whose amino-acid sequence MTTKQVWTLYSEDLKRFIISKVKDTIIADDILQDSFIKIHTKLHTLKDITKLKPWCFTVARNSILDYWRVNDKTFEIANFEAETSILKDEHTEKDCLIGILKHLPKKYRDPLFLSDIKGMKQQEVADQLKQSLPTTKSQIQRARKLIAQGFMDCCGFVLNDDGNLVGEIKEKEDCKVCK is encoded by the coding sequence ATGACTACAAAACAAGTTTGGACTTTATATTCTGAAGATTTAAAACGATTTATTATCAGCAAAGTAAAAGACACAATTATTGCAGATGATATTTTGCAGGACTCCTTTATTAAAATTCATACAAAACTACATACTCTAAAAGATATTACAAAGTTAAAACCTTGGTGTTTTACAGTAGCAAGAAACTCTATTCTAGATTATTGGAGAGTAAACGATAAAACTTTTGAAATTGCAAATTTTGAAGCAGAAACGAGTATCTTAAAAGATGAACATACAGAAAAAGATTGTTTAATAGGAATATTAAAGCACTTACCAAAAAAATACAGAGACCCTTTATTTCTTTCGGATATAAAAGGAATGAAACAACAAGAAGTTGCAGATCAATTAAAACAATCGTTACCTACTACAAAATCTCAAATTCAGCGTGCAAGAAAATTAATAGCACAAGGCTTTATGGATTGCTGCGGTTTTGTTTTAAATGATGATGGTAACTTGGTTGGAGAAATTAAGGAGAAGGAAGATTGCAAAGTTTGTAAATAA